Proteins encoded within one genomic window of Lactococcus garvieae:
- a CDS encoding MFS transporter encodes MKTNTIAQTKAVSGYQVKVGTLVSAGFGLENMDIMFLSFALSSIISEFGLSTTEAGAISTVTNLGMLLGGVLFGILADKFGRVKMLSLSILIFGLATGAIYFSHSITSLYLLRFIAGIGGGGEYGVGMTILAENFSKKKLGRTSSIVAVAGQVGAMTAAILAMSILPAYGWRFLFLFGLVPVFLTIFIQKHLKESDSFKAIKRENKGKISDLFKTRQLTHQTLVLMWMAIVQIAGYFGLMNWLPTIMQNKLHLTVAGSSSWMIATIIGMSLGMLTFGQILDKLGPKVAFGIFLVASSMAVYVLTIPTTLASLTLVGAIVGYFSNGMFTGFGAIVSRLYPAEVRATANNVIMNTGRCIGGFSSIIIGFILAHYSIMTVMLFISVLYILSFLAMLSVKNLRGNIYWSL; translated from the coding sequence ATGAAAACAAACACAATAGCGCAAACCAAGGCTGTCAGTGGCTACCAAGTCAAGGTGGGAACTTTAGTTTCTGCTGGATTTGGTTTGGAGAACATGGATATCATGTTTCTCTCTTTTGCACTTTCGTCAATAATCAGTGAATTTGGACTTTCCACTACTGAAGCTGGGGCGATTTCTACAGTTACTAACTTAGGGATGCTGCTTGGTGGGGTACTTTTTGGAATCCTAGCTGATAAATTTGGACGTGTAAAGATGTTGTCACTTTCTATCCTCATTTTTGGTCTCGCTACAGGTGCTATCTACTTTTCTCATAGTATAACCTCTCTCTACCTTTTACGCTTTATCGCCGGAATCGGTGGCGGAGGTGAATACGGAGTGGGTATGACTATTTTAGCTGAAAACTTCAGCAAGAAGAAGTTGGGGAGAACATCTTCGATAGTTGCTGTTGCAGGGCAAGTTGGGGCGATGACGGCAGCGATATTAGCTATGAGCATCCTGCCTGCTTACGGTTGGCGCTTCTTGTTCTTATTTGGTCTTGTTCCTGTCTTTTTGACTATCTTTATCCAAAAACACTTGAAGGAAAGTGACTCTTTTAAAGCTATAAAAAGAGAAAACAAAGGAAAAATTTCTGATTTGTTTAAAACACGTCAATTGACACACCAAACACTTGTTTTGATGTGGATGGCAATTGTACAAATCGCAGGTTATTTTGGTTTGATGAACTGGTTGCCTACGATTATGCAAAATAAACTTCACTTGACAGTTGCGGGCTCTTCATCATGGATGATTGCGACTATTATCGGAATGTCTTTGGGGATGTTAACTTTCGGGCAGATCTTGGATAAGCTTGGACCTAAAGTAGCCTTCGGTATTTTCTTAGTTGCTTCATCTATGGCTGTTTATGTTTTAACGATACCAACAACACTGGCCTCATTGACGCTAGTAGGTGCAATAGTCGGCTATTTTTCAAATGGGATGTTTACAGGTTTTGGTGCCATAGTTTCACGCTTATATCCAGCGGAAGTTCGAGCAACAGCAAATAATGTGATTATGAATACTGGACGTTGTATTGGTGGCTTTTCATCCATCATTATCGGATTTATTCTGGCGCATTATTCCATCATGACAGTGATGTTGTTTATCTCAGTTCTCTATATTTTGAGCTTCTTGGCTATGCTAAGTGTTAAAAATTTACGCGGCAATATTTATTGGTCGCTTTAA
- a CDS encoding MerR family transcriptional regulator, which yields MKNIKNVTKMTGLTSKTLRHWESVGLLNPHRDENDYRLYSDEDLARIFYIMSLRTFDLPLEQIKAILSEGRDEKEALNQHLKRLNSQKKHLENLIAHLSLKLNKGDYQMNEKDFELLKIKQLKENEEKYGSEIRQKWGEARVEQSYKKYAKADQAKIKEWQESHEKVIQLLEEAYENKDDNLAKQAISLHKKILELFWPEDTISPEAHIGLGQMYVEDPRFRANYNQKHENLPEYFLEAIENYYK from the coding sequence ATGAAAAATATTAAAAATGTCACCAAAATGACGGGCTTAACTTCAAAAACACTGCGTCATTGGGAGTCTGTAGGGCTCCTTAACCCTCATAGAGATGAGAATGATTACCGCCTGTATTCTGACGAGGATCTTGCGCGGATATTTTATATCATGAGTTTAAGAACTTTTGACCTTCCACTTGAACAAATAAAGGCAATATTATCAGAAGGACGCGATGAAAAAGAAGCATTAAATCAGCATTTAAAACGCTTAAATAGCCAAAAGAAGCATTTGGAAAACTTAATCGCCCACCTGTCCCTAAAGCTAAATAAAGGAGATTATCAAATGAACGAAAAAGACTTTGAATTACTAAAAATCAAACAACTTAAAGAAAATGAAGAAAAATACGGGTCAGAAATACGCCAAAAATGGGGCGAAGCACGCGTAGAACAATCTTACAAAAAATACGCCAAAGCTGACCAAGCCAAAATAAAAGAGTGGCAGGAGTCACACGAAAAAGTTATTCAGCTACTCGAAGAAGCCTATGAGAATAAAGACGATAACTTGGCAAAACAAGCCATCAGTCTGCATAAAAAAATTTTGGAACTTTTTTGGCCAGAAGATACGATTAGCCCAGAAGCTCATATTGGACTCGGACAGATGTATGTTGAAGACCCTCGCTTCCGAGCAAACTATAATCAAAAACATGAAAATCTTCCTGAATATTTCTTAGAAGCCATTGAAAACTATTACAAATAA
- a CDS encoding replication-associated recombination protein A encodes MTHQNLARRMRPRNIDEIIGQEHLVGPKKIIRRMVETKLLTSMILYGPPGIGKTSIASAIAGTMNAAFRSFNATTDSKKKLQEIASEAEFSGQLVLLLDEIHRLDKPKQDFLLPLLENGQIILIGATTENPYFSVVPAIRSRVQIFELKPLDSEDLQKAVNLALKDDTRGFDFRVTMDDDALYFLTHATNGDLRAVYNALELAVLSSENHHVSLDDMENSLQRKALTFDKDGDAHYDLLSALQKSIRGSDVNASLHYAARLIEGGDLQSLARRLTVIAYEDIGLANPEAAVHTMLGLQAAEKLGFPEARIPLANIVIDLALSPKSNAAYVALDSAIEDLGKYGNLPIPSHLQDGHYAGAKDLGRSEGYKYPHNFPDHWVEQEYLPERLRKVDYFQPDRMGKYEWALSERKKWIEEQKKNRQK; translated from the coding sequence ATGACTCATCAAAACTTAGCGCGGCGTATGCGGCCTCGAAATATTGACGAAATTATTGGCCAAGAGCATCTCGTGGGTCCTAAAAAAATTATTCGTCGCATGGTTGAGACAAAACTTTTAACTTCAATGATTCTTTATGGCCCTCCAGGTATCGGAAAGACGTCCATCGCTTCGGCAATTGCGGGTACGATGAATGCTGCTTTTCGGAGTTTCAATGCCACGACTGACAGTAAGAAAAAATTGCAAGAAATCGCATCTGAAGCAGAATTTTCCGGACAACTGGTACTGCTCCTTGATGAGATACATCGTCTAGATAAACCGAAACAAGATTTTCTTCTACCTTTACTAGAAAATGGACAAATCATCTTAATCGGAGCAACCACAGAAAATCCTTATTTCAGCGTTGTACCCGCCATTCGCAGTCGAGTACAAATTTTTGAGCTCAAGCCTCTGGATAGCGAGGATTTACAAAAAGCTGTAAACCTAGCCCTTAAAGATGATACGCGAGGCTTTGATTTCCGTGTTACTATGGATGATGATGCCCTTTACTTTCTTACACATGCAACAAATGGCGATTTACGTGCCGTTTACAATGCTTTGGAGCTGGCTGTTTTATCCTCTGAAAACCACCATGTAAGTCTTGACGATATGGAAAACTCTTTACAGCGGAAAGCCCTCACTTTTGACAAAGACGGTGATGCGCATTATGATTTACTGAGTGCCTTGCAGAAGTCAATTCGTGGTTCTGATGTAAACGCAAGTTTACACTATGCGGCGCGATTAATCGAGGGAGGGGATTTACAAAGCCTTGCTCGCCGCTTGACCGTTATAGCTTATGAGGATATCGGTTTGGCAAATCCTGAAGCTGCTGTCCATACCATGCTAGGTTTACAGGCCGCAGAAAAACTAGGTTTCCCAGAAGCAAGAATTCCTCTTGCCAATATTGTTATTGATTTAGCTCTTTCTCCAAAGTCAAATGCTGCTTATGTTGCACTTGACTCAGCCATAGAGGATTTAGGTAAGTACGGCAATCTCCCTATACCCTCACATTTGCAAGATGGGCATTACGCTGGCGCCAAAGACCTCGGGCGTAGTGAAGGATATAAGTACCCTCATAACTTTCCTGACCATTGGGTTGAGCAAGAATATTTGCCGGAGAGATTGCGAAAAGTGGATTATTTCCAACCTGATCGTATGGGAAAATATGAGTGGGCGCTAAGTGAACGTAAAAAATGGATTGAAGAACAAAAGAAAAATCGTCAGAAATGA
- a CDS encoding TetR/AcrR family transcriptional regulator — protein MENRKERTKSRLRDAITQLLQEKPFDHITTTELVKVAKISRSGFYTHYQDKYDMIDQYQKTLFNTIEYVFEKNNGDLHKTMLETYEFLDKNEIYAALFSENGSKEIHQFMQAQLKNILARSILPQNPKRDKMNKLESIYTTTYYAHAIFGLTQAWIRRKRKESPEQISELLMALIN, from the coding sequence ATGGAAAACAGAAAAGAACGTACAAAATCAAGACTTCGTGATGCGATTACTCAGCTTTTGCAGGAAAAACCATTCGACCATATTACAACAACAGAGCTTGTAAAAGTAGCTAAAATTAGTCGGAGCGGCTTCTATACGCATTACCAAGACAAGTACGATATGATCGATCAATACCAAAAGACCCTGTTTAACACAATTGAATACGTCTTTGAAAAAAATAATGGCGATCTACATAAGACAATGTTAGAGACTTATGAGTTTCTTGATAAAAATGAAATTTATGCTGCTTTATTTTCCGAAAATGGCAGCAAAGAAATCCATCAGTTTATGCAAGCTCAGTTGAAAAACATTCTGGCTCGCTCGATTTTGCCACAAAATCCTAAGCGAGATAAAATGAATAAATTGGAGAGCATTTATACAACGACTTACTATGCCCATGCTATTTTCGGTTTAACGCAAGCTTGGATTCGTCGTAAACGTAAAGAGTCGCCAGAACAAATCTCTGAGCTGTTAATGGCTCTTATTAACTGA
- a CDS encoding DUF3013 family protein produces MAKYGFLDILDEELSKNFSYDYEINWDKRNFAVEVSFLLEAANPEGIALSDADGVESEENILYEDAVIFYNPNKSKFSEEEYLAGVAYSDKGLSREYIAYFVAFLQETADKGLDALMDFLDSEEEEFMLEFDQEKFELGLEKLEETTFFKYPRY; encoded by the coding sequence ATGGCAAAGTATGGTTTTTTAGATATTTTAGATGAAGAGTTGAGCAAGAATTTTAGTTATGATTATGAGATAAATTGGGACAAACGCAATTTTGCGGTAGAAGTCAGTTTTTTATTGGAAGCTGCGAATCCTGAGGGAATCGCTTTGTCAGACGCCGATGGGGTGGAATCAGAAGAAAATATTCTCTATGAAGATGCAGTAATTTTTTATAACCCAAATAAATCAAAGTTTTCGGAGGAAGAATACTTAGCAGGTGTTGCTTATTCTGACAAAGGTTTGTCCCGGGAATATATTGCATATTTTGTGGCATTTTTACAGGAAACAGCTGATAAGGGCTTGGATGCCTTGATGGATTTCTTGGACTCAGAAGAGGAAGAATTTATGCTTGAATTTGATCAAGAAAAATTTGAATTGGGACTAGAAAAACTGGAAGAAACTACTTTTTTCAAATACCCACGTTATTGA
- a CDS encoding heavy metal translocating P-type ATPase, whose protein sequence is MKNWQKLVLVFLIAVASLLAQFVFESPLVARVIITVAGGILALSMFIEMIKTLRKGNYGVDLLAITAIIATLLVGEYWASLIIILMLVGGETLEDYAAGRANRELSALLQKTPDIAHVIQEGKVVDVDLDDVEIGAHLLIKPLEVVPIDGCLLSEAAILDESSITGETKPNELQQGDEILSGAINGSSTIEIRTTVAASESQFQKIIALVREAEATPANFVRLADRYAVPFTILAYIIAAVAYFISGDPVRIAEVLVVASPCPLILAAPIAFVSGMSRSSKNGFLIKNGTIIEKLATAKAIFFDKTGTITDGKIEVDDIVPAEGISQKELLEIVYTIEKSSNHILAKAVSSYAEAHNIQGLELESLNEVAGLGVTGQIKEQLVKIGRASFVGAPEGLNFETAFYVSRAGHYIGAVTFSDTLRENAPEVIKDLRNDGFEKIVMLTGDNARVADKIATQVGITEVHSSMLPEEKLAKIEASTIRPTIMVGDGVNDAPALTLADVGISIGTGNNTVASEAADIVLLKNDLASVTKAVKISRDTLTIAKQSVLIGIIICVVLMLIAATGLIPAIIGALFQEVIDVVSILYALRALKGLRNK, encoded by the coding sequence ATGAAAAACTGGCAAAAACTTGTTCTAGTATTTTTAATAGCTGTCGCCTCTCTTTTGGCACAGTTTGTTTTTGAGTCCCCTTTGGTCGCGCGTGTCATTATTACTGTGGCGGGGGGCATTTTAGCTCTGTCCATGTTCATTGAAATGATAAAGACCTTGCGTAAAGGGAATTATGGTGTGGATTTATTAGCTATTACAGCTATAATAGCCACCCTTTTAGTAGGTGAATACTGGGCATCTCTCATCATTATTCTGATGTTAGTCGGCGGAGAAACGCTAGAGGACTATGCTGCAGGTCGGGCCAATCGTGAATTGTCAGCGTTGCTCCAAAAAACACCTGATATCGCGCATGTGATACAAGAGGGCAAAGTTGTTGATGTGGACTTAGACGATGTGGAAATAGGGGCACATCTGCTGATTAAACCCCTGGAGGTAGTACCTATTGATGGCTGTCTTTTATCGGAAGCAGCTATCCTCGATGAGTCTTCAATTACAGGGGAAACAAAGCCTAACGAGCTCCAACAAGGTGATGAAATCCTTTCAGGAGCCATTAACGGGAGCTCGACGATTGAGATTCGTACAACTGTAGCAGCTAGTGAGTCACAATTTCAAAAAATTATTGCTTTAGTTCGTGAAGCAGAAGCAACTCCAGCTAATTTTGTTCGCTTAGCTGACCGATACGCTGTACCCTTTACGATTTTAGCTTATATTATTGCAGCTGTAGCTTATTTTATCTCTGGAGATCCTGTACGTATTGCAGAAGTACTTGTAGTGGCAAGCCCATGTCCTTTAATCTTGGCAGCTCCCATTGCTTTTGTATCAGGAATGAGCCGTTCTTCTAAAAATGGTTTTCTGATTAAAAATGGGACCATTATTGAGAAGTTGGCTACAGCTAAAGCAATCTTCTTTGACAAAACAGGTACAATTACTGATGGTAAAATCGAAGTAGATGACATTGTACCTGCAGAAGGCATTTCACAAAAAGAATTACTAGAGATTGTTTACACTATCGAAAAGTCTTCAAACCATATTTTAGCAAAAGCAGTATCAAGTTATGCAGAAGCGCATAATATTCAAGGTTTAGAGCTGGAAAGTCTGAATGAAGTTGCTGGTTTAGGTGTCACAGGGCAAATAAAAGAGCAACTTGTCAAGATTGGGCGGGCGAGCTTCGTAGGAGCGCCAGAGGGGCTCAATTTTGAAACAGCTTTTTATGTTTCACGTGCTGGGCATTATATTGGAGCCGTCACCTTCTCAGACACCTTACGTGAAAATGCGCCTGAGGTAATAAAAGATTTACGGAATGATGGATTTGAAAAAATTGTAATGCTTACAGGTGATAATGCGCGTGTGGCAGATAAAATTGCAACACAAGTCGGCATCACAGAGGTTCACAGCAGCATGTTGCCCGAAGAGAAGTTAGCGAAGATTGAAGCTTCAACTATTCGCCCAACTATCATGGTAGGAGATGGTGTCAACGATGCCCCTGCCCTAACTCTTGCTGATGTTGGCATTTCTATTGGCACAGGTAACAATACTGTAGCCAGTGAAGCCGCTGATATTGTCTTATTAAAAAATGATTTGGCCTCCGTAACAAAAGCTGTTAAGATTAGTCGTGATACCCTGACTATCGCTAAGCAGTCCGTGCTGATTGGGATTATCATCTGTGTTGTCTTAATGTTGATTGCGGCCACAGGTCTTATTCCAGCGATTATCGGAGCTCTTTTCCAAGAGGTTATTGATGTGGTATCAATTCTCTATGCCTTAAGGGCCTTGAAGGGTTTGAGAAATAAATAA
- a CDS encoding GNAT family N-acetyltransferase produces MKIRPIEPHDFANVAKIENQNWTLKSTPFIINSSAEKIMKKILKGTRYLLAEENGKILGVLDYGQRNKSEFGSHVITFGVMTVQEARGKGVATALIQYLIREARTENYEKITINAMSSNPKALTLYEHLGFVREGELKKEYFIDGTYIDSLIYAYYL; encoded by the coding sequence ATGAAAATTAGACCTATTGAACCCCATGATTTCGCGAACGTGGCCAAAATCGAAAACCAAAACTGGACTTTAAAATCGACACCATTCATCATTAACAGTTCCGCAGAGAAGATAATGAAAAAAATCCTAAAAGGAACGCGTTATCTTCTTGCCGAAGAAAACGGGAAAATTCTAGGTGTTCTAGACTATGGGCAGCGTAACAAGTCCGAGTTTGGATCACATGTTATCACTTTTGGTGTGATGACGGTGCAAGAAGCTCGCGGTAAAGGAGTCGCTACGGCACTCATTCAGTACCTCATCCGAGAAGCTCGGACTGAAAATTATGAAAAAATCACTATCAATGCTATGTCAAGTAATCCTAAAGCACTCACTCTGTATGAACACCTCGGCTTTGTGCGTGAAGGAGAATTAAAAAAGGAATACTTTATTGATGGAACTTATATTGACAGTTTGATTTACGCTTATTACCTCTAG
- a CDS encoding choloylglycine hydrolase family protein, with product MCTSIKMQDANGSIVFARTMDWYDFTPEALILPKNYYWKSVYDDSEMINSYAILGVGRNLPDFHADISDGVNEFGLSVQKLTFSNHSEYAESPRKDKTQLAPFEFVTWALGNCRSVADLVSQLDNIQLMTDKFSTYKFGRSDLHFSAVDVTGRMINIEPRNGSFEIIENTIGVVTNAPKFEREILKLHDYMDLTPIPTRANRISTGNFSGKPVFPGGFTPTSRFIRATILKEHAILAADERQNVSEVWHILNAVTVPKSDGRSNTYTVYRSAVDLTSRTLYLQTYDSLSVISYPFPSM from the coding sequence ATGTGTACAAGTATAAAAATGCAAGATGCTAATGGAAGTATTGTTTTCGCAAGGACGATGGACTGGTACGACTTCACTCCCGAAGCACTTATTTTGCCTAAAAATTATTATTGGAAAAGTGTCTATGATGATAGTGAAATGATTAACTCTTATGCTATCTTAGGCGTCGGCAGAAATTTGCCTGATTTCCACGCAGATATTTCAGATGGAGTCAACGAATTTGGACTTTCAGTGCAGAAACTTACTTTCTCAAATCATTCTGAGTATGCAGAAAGTCCTCGTAAGGATAAAACCCAGCTCGCACCTTTTGAATTTGTGACATGGGCCTTGGGAAATTGTCGTTCTGTTGCAGATTTGGTCAGCCAGTTGGACAATATCCAATTGATGACGGATAAATTTTCCACCTATAAATTTGGACGTAGTGACTTACACTTTTCAGCTGTCGATGTTACAGGTCGTATGATTAATATTGAGCCACGAAATGGTTCCTTTGAGATTATTGAAAATACAATAGGCGTCGTCACAAACGCTCCGAAATTTGAACGTGAAATTTTGAAATTGCACGATTATATGGATTTGACACCCATACCAACCCGAGCAAATCGTATCTCCACAGGAAACTTTAGTGGCAAACCTGTTTTTCCTGGAGGTTTTACTCCAACATCACGCTTCATCCGGGCAACTATTTTAAAAGAACATGCCATCCTTGCCGCTGATGAACGACAAAATGTAAGTGAAGTTTGGCATATTTTAAATGCGGTGACCGTTCCGAAATCTGATGGGCGTTCTAATACTTATACGGTTTATCGGAGTGCAGTAGACTTAACAAGTCGTACTTTATACCTACAAACTTATGATTCATTATCTGTAATAAGTTATCCTTTTCCTAGCATGTAA
- the rpmF gene encoding 50S ribosomal protein L32: protein MAVPARHTSKSKKNKRRTHYKMTAPTVTFDETTGDYRHSHRVSLKGYYKGRQVKDAK, encoded by the coding sequence ATGGCAGTACCTGCACGTCACACTTCTAAATCTAAGAAAAACAAACGTCGTACACACTACAAAATGACAGCTCCAACTGTTACTTTTGACGAAACTACTGGTGACTACCGTCACTCACACCGTGTTTCACTTAAAGGCTACTACAAAGGCCGCCAAGTAAAAGACGCTAAATAA
- the rpmG gene encoding 50S ribosomal protein L33 codes for MRVNITLEHKESGERLYLTQKNKRNNPDRLELKKYSPKLRKHVIFKEVK; via the coding sequence ATGCGCGTAAATATTACACTTGAACACAAAGAATCTGGTGAACGTCTTTACCTTACTCAAAAGAACAAACGTAACAACCCAGACCGTTTGGAATTGAAAAAATACTCTCCAAAACTACGTAAACACGTTATTTTTAAAGAAGTTAAATAA
- a CDS encoding YhgE/Pip domain-containing protein translates to MKHIKNTGKLFILDWKRIFKNPIAIFLVVALMFIPSLYAWFNIKALWDPYANTSQLPIAVYSDDRTEKFQDKSINIGDEVLSNLKENKQLGWKFVDSKQELDKGVKSGKYYAGIYLPADFSKNLLSFTTGDIQKPKIVYSINEKINAIAPKITSKGASSLQSQISEEFIKTASSTLLKTFNDIGYDIDKNMVSIQKVKSTILSTNDNLDTIDQYTQQVVDLHGKMPDLKAKLAKANEFIDYLPEVDALGEKVVQLDESMPAVKDQLSIIMTLQEKIPEIQNAGKQIAMIDNDFASVQQTMNEGIQEAKQGLIIIQQVQTALPDIRKLGNQADQLASTTLEGATQLQTALPSITSSVEVTLKSLQNVADTTSSIVNTIKQAVADGQLTDEEKENIDNLVKAYQASVPQQQEAIRNLVGFLQKAQENAGNEEFKAAIDSLNNLYTLLSDISSTLGNINAIIQDPSSDEHIDTIKAYLDQIDALAKNISGLVSQINVDDITAKIQNVLTQLIATIQHAQGLLTKAQAIDFESLLNSTSKTVTNAITLLEKYQKEMPAIKQEVHDANFMLNGNMETIVNAINKGASLYQNELPLVEQKLDKAADFVKNDYPGIRKDLTQTLGTVNEKMPDLEKALNQANDLIINDWPSIKTGIRKAADAIQKGEKEVNLGEIVKLLKLDATKESEFLTQPVDVQENAIYPIANNGSASTPFYTALCLWVGAVLFSSVAVTGFHLDGKDKLLYSKREQFSARMLTFIVMGLGQALIVTLGNYFGLGVDVHNPVYSVLFALLIAITFMIMVYVLVALFGNIGKGIAIIILVLSISGGGGNYPIQVSGKFFQAINPYLPFTHAVNLLRESAGGIYWPNAWFAIVILVAVSVVFLVAGLLLFPHLEKTSKKISEMAQKSHIFH, encoded by the coding sequence GTGAAACATATAAAAAATACCGGAAAACTATTTATTCTGGATTGGAAACGTATCTTTAAAAATCCAATAGCAATTTTTTTAGTGGTTGCATTGATGTTTATCCCATCTTTGTATGCTTGGTTTAATATTAAAGCCCTTTGGGATCCTTATGCGAATACTTCACAGCTCCCAATCGCTGTTTATAGTGATGACCGAACAGAGAAATTCCAAGACAAGTCAATCAATATTGGGGACGAAGTCTTAAGCAACCTTAAAGAGAATAAGCAACTGGGCTGGAAGTTTGTTGACTCAAAACAAGAGTTGGACAAAGGAGTCAAATCTGGTAAATATTACGCTGGTATCTACTTGCCTGCTGACTTTTCAAAGAACTTACTCAGCTTTACAACTGGAGATATCCAGAAACCTAAAATTGTTTATTCCATCAATGAAAAAATAAATGCTATTGCCCCTAAAATTACATCTAAAGGTGCCTCTTCTTTGCAAAGTCAGATTTCCGAAGAGTTTATCAAAACGGCAAGTAGCACCTTACTTAAAACCTTTAATGACATTGGATATGATATTGATAAAAACATGGTCAGTATCCAAAAGGTAAAGAGTACCATTTTATCCACTAATGATAATCTTGATACAATCGATCAATATACCCAACAAGTCGTGGACTTGCATGGCAAGATGCCCGATTTGAAAGCTAAACTGGCTAAAGCAAATGAATTCATCGATTATTTACCTGAAGTTGACGCTTTAGGCGAAAAAGTTGTTCAGCTTGATGAGAGTATGCCAGCCGTTAAAGATCAGCTTTCGATTATCATGACACTTCAAGAAAAAATACCTGAAATACAAAATGCTGGGAAACAGATTGCAATGATCGACAACGACTTTGCCTCTGTACAACAAACAATGAATGAAGGTATTCAAGAAGCTAAACAAGGTTTAATAATCATCCAGCAAGTGCAAACTGCTCTGCCCGATATTCGCAAACTAGGAAATCAAGCGGATCAGTTAGCTTCTACTACTTTGGAGGGGGCAACACAACTTCAGACTGCTTTGCCAAGTATTACAAGTAGTGTTGAAGTAACTTTAAAATCGCTACAAAATGTAGCGGATACTACTTCCTCTATCGTTAATACTATAAAGCAAGCTGTTGCGGATGGACAACTCACTGATGAGGAAAAAGAAAACATCGATAACCTCGTCAAAGCTTACCAAGCAAGTGTTCCCCAACAACAAGAGGCAATCAGAAATTTAGTTGGTTTTCTACAAAAAGCGCAAGAAAATGCAGGAAATGAAGAGTTTAAAGCTGCTATTGACTCGTTGAATAATTTATATACTTTATTAAGCGACATCAGTAGTACACTTGGTAATATAAATGCCATTATCCAAGATCCTTCTTCAGATGAGCATATCGACACTATTAAAGCTTATTTAGATCAAATTGATGCCCTCGCTAAGAACATTTCTGGTCTTGTTAGTCAAATTAATGTTGATGATATAACTGCAAAAATACAAAATGTCCTCACCCAACTCATCGCAACCATCCAGCACGCGCAAGGCCTCCTAACAAAAGCTCAAGCTATTGACTTTGAATCTTTGCTTAACTCAACAAGCAAGACCGTTACGAATGCGATTACTTTACTTGAAAAATATCAAAAAGAGATGCCGGCGATTAAGCAAGAAGTTCATGATGCCAATTTTATGCTCAATGGTAATATGGAGACAATCGTCAACGCCATTAATAAAGGTGCTTCTCTTTATCAAAACGAGCTGCCTCTTGTGGAGCAAAAGTTAGATAAAGCTGCTGATTTTGTCAAAAACGACTATCCTGGTATTCGTAAAGATCTTACACAAACTTTAGGAACTGTTAACGAAAAAATGCCTGATCTTGAGAAAGCCTTGAACCAAGCCAATGATTTAATTATCAATGATTGGCCTAGTATCAAAACAGGTATCCGCAAAGCTGCAGATGCCATTCAAAAGGGTGAAAAAGAAGTCAACTTGGGTGAAATTGTCAAACTTTTGAAACTGGATGCAACTAAAGAAAGTGAATTCTTGACTCAACCCGTTGATGTTCAAGAAAATGCTATCTATCCTATCGCTAATAATGGTTCGGCAAGCACTCCATTCTATACTGCACTTTGTTTATGGGTGGGCGCCGTCCTCTTCTCCAGTGTTGCCGTAACTGGTTTCCACTTGGATGGCAAAGATAAACTGCTCTATTCTAAACGTGAGCAATTCTCTGCCCGTATGCTTACTTTCATCGTGATGGGGCTGGGACAAGCTCTAATCGTTACTCTAGGTAATTACTTTGGCCTCGGGGTCGATGTCCACAATCCCGTCTACAGTGTCTTATTTGCTTTACTGATAGCCATCACCTTTATGATTATGGTGTATGTTTTAGTGGCACTCTTTGGAAATATTGGTAAAGGTATTGCGATTATCATCTTGGTACTTTCTATCTCCGGTGGGGGAGGGAACTATCCTATCCAAGTTTCAGGTAAGTTCTTCCAAGCCATTAATCCTTACTTACCATTCACTCACGCAGTTAACTTATTACGTGAGTCAGCTGGAGGTATCTATTGGCCAAACGCTTGGTTTGCCATTGTAATCCTTGTAGCTGTTTCTGTTGTCTTCTTAGTAGCGGGACTTCTACTTTTCCCACACCTAGAGAAAACTTCGAAAAAAATATCAGAGATGGCACAAAAAAGTCATATCTTCCATTAA